In Phocoena sinus isolate mPhoSin1 chromosome X, mPhoSin1.pri, whole genome shotgun sequence, a genomic segment contains:
- the VGLL1 gene encoding transcription cofactor vestigial-like protein 1, with translation MEEVRKTAVQMQSPIKTEWNSRCVLFTYFQGDISSVVDEHFSRALGNVKSPQGLSPSSQSGDVILRNDSGMPPNQWRFSSQWTKPQPEVSFANGAASCSLSGSGPMAMDQYPVSLTGSPSIQPGELRHFSSLASSSFPELGYPHAFSTGHSVPETQPDGKYEPLLSLLQPERCLTHPQESASWEDGNSAQTAGSMGLLFNLPSGSAHCKKIYFPPDGGPASSSLAVEKSQSPERRKDLFFY, from the exons ATGGAAGAAGTGAGGAAGACCGCCGTCCAGATGCAGAGCCCTATCAAGACTGAATGGAATTCCCGCTGTGTCCTTTTCACCTATTTCCAAGGGGACATTAGCAGTGTAGTGGACGAACACTTCTCCAGAGCTCTGGGCAATGTCAAGAGCCCCCAGGGACTCAGCCCTTCCAGCCAGAGCGGAGATGTGATCCTGAGGAATG ATAGTGGCATGCCTCCAAATCAGTGGCGTTTCTCTTCTCAGTGGACAAAGCCACAGCCGGAAGTATCTTTTGCAAATGGTGCCGCCAGCTGCAGCTTGAGTGGATCTGGTCCCATGGCTATGGATCAGTATCCAGTGTCCCTGACCGGGAGCCCTTCCATTCAGCCTGGCGAGCTGAGGCATTTCTCCTCCCTCGCCAGCTCCAGCTTCCCAGAGCTTGGCTACCCTCATGCCTTTTCCACTGGGCACTCGGTTCCAGAGACCCAGCCTGATGGGAAGTATGAGCCCCTCCTAAGTCTCCTCCAGCCAGAGAGATGCCTAACCCATCCTCAGGAATCTGCCTCGTGGGAGGATGGCAACTCTGCCCAGACGGCCGGAAGCATGGGATTGCTCTTCAACCTGCCTTCCGGCTCAGCCCACT GTAAGAAAATCTATTTCCCCCCTGATGGTGGACCTGCCAGTTCCAGCCTTGCAGTTGAAA AAAGCCAGtctccagagagaagaaaagatcTGTTCTTTTACTGA